The genomic segment GAAAAGGGATTGCTATAATCAAACCTAGAGAAAATTCTGAAATAATTAAAAGAATTAAAATTGCAGAGGAAGCTGGAGCAATAGCTGTAGGAGTTGATGTAGATGGGGCTGGTCTTGTTACTATGAAACTTTTTAATCAACCAGTTGGTCCTAAATCTTTAGATGATTTAAAAGAAATTATATCCTCTACTAAACTTCCATTTATAGTTAAAGGAATCTTAACTGTTGACGAAGCTAAGCTCTGTGTTGAAGCTGGAGCCAGTGCAATTGTTGTTTCAAATCATGGTGGTCGTTGTTTAAATGAAACTTTTGCACCTGCAGAAGTTTTAAAGGATATTGCACAAGCTGTCGGTAATGATATTATAATACTAGCTGATGGCGCTGTAAGAGAGGGTGTTGATATTTTAAAATATCTTGCTTTAGGGGCTAATGCCGTTCTTATAGGTAGACCTATTATTTGGGGATCTATTGGCGGAAGACAAGAAGGAGTTAAAATAACTTTAGATACTTTTAAAGCTCAACTTTATCAAAGCATGATCCTAAGTGGTGCTGATGATGTTGAAAATTTCAAAAATTTATCTTGCATTTTATATACTAAAAAGGTATAATTTAAATACAAAATTTAGGAGGTTTTATCATGGAAAGAAAAGATGTTATTACTTTTGGAGGAAATCCTTTAACATTAGTTGGTAAAGAAATTATTGTTGGAGATGTTGCTCCTAATTTTACTGTTATAAAAACTGATTTATCACCTCTATCATTAAGTGATTTAAAAGGAAAAACTGTTGTTATCTCAGCTATGCCATCTATTGATACCCCTGTTTGTGAAATGCAAACAATTAGATTCAATAAAGAAGCGGCTAAATTAGAAGATGTTGTACTTCTAACAATATCTATGGATTTACCATTCGCCTTAAGCAGATTCTGTGGTGCTAAAGATATTAAAAATGCAATTACTACTTCTGACTATAAAGATAGAGAATTCTCTCATAACTATGGATTATATATTAAAGAGCTTGGATTAATTTCTAGAGCTGTTATTATTATAAATAAAGATGGTAAGGTTACTTACACTGAGTATTTAAAAGAGATTACTGAAGAGCCTAATTATGACGCTGCTTTAGAAGCTTTAAAAACTTTATAAATAAATTATCCCCCTTATAACAAGGGGGATTTTTTTATGAAAATAATGTTTCAGCTATTTGAAATAAAGAAACTATAATTATTCCAACTATAAAATTTAAAGTATAACTTCTATATTTTTTCAAAAGTATATTTATTGCTTTAGCAACTAAAACAAGTCCTATTCCTGTTCCTGCTGCAAAGAACGTAAGTGGTAATATATTAAAACTTTTTATATAACTTAAAATATTATAATACTCTCCTAAAATCATTAATAATAATGATCCAGAAATACCTGGTATAACCATAGCACCTGCTGCTACTATTCCGCAGAAAAATAGCTTTATTCCATAAGCTGCTGTAAAAGCTGTTGCTACAGTTCTTGTAACTTCATCCCCTGCTAAAAGCTTAGTTAAATATATAAAAAGTCCTGTAAATAAAACTCCTCCAAAAAAAGCTATTAAATTATCTTTTTTAAGAAACTTTTCCCCCTTTAAAATAACTGGAATAGAAGGCAATATTAATAATAAAAAAGCTATTGTAGTTCCCTTAGGATATAAATCATACATTTTTGAAATTACTCCTGCAAAAACAACTATTCCAACTACTGCTCCTGCTCCTATTTGAGATAAAAATTTAGCATATTCTATTTTCTTCTCCATTGGAGCTGTAAAAAAATTCCCCACTGCTTCTGTTAACTTATCATAAATATTTAAAACTACTGCTAATGTCCCTCCTGAAACCCCTGGTAATACATTGGCAATTCCTATTACAATCCCTTTTAAAAAATTCTTAAACATAATCCTCCCTAATCTTTTATTAATTTTACTTTATCTATAAATCGTTTCTCTAAATATACTTCGACTATTTTATTAGAAAATTCACTATAGTATACATCTACAATTTCTCCTTCTAATTCTTTTAAGAAAGGGCTATTATAAATATTATTTTTTAATCTAATTCCGCCACTGTAAACTTTTCTTTTGTATTTTGTTAAAAAATATAAAAGTTGATAATTTTCATTTTGGCTAATTTTCTTTTCTCCATCATTATTTATAAAAAGATATTTTTTTATAAACAATGATATTTCATCAATATTTTTTGGTTTTTTTCTATTAAACTCTTTTAAAATATCTGTATCAATATATTTCAAAAAAGATACAATATTTTCATCCACTTCTTCTTGAATAAAATTTATTTTTGTTTGAAAAAAAATATTTCTTAATAAACTTTTTGAAATTCCTTGAATTTTTTCATCCAAAGATATATTTTTAGGATACGATCCTTCTATTATAATACTTTCTTTTATAAAATTAAATAATTTTTTAAACTCTCTTTTTTCTTCTTCAAAAATAAAATTTGTTATCTTATAATTCTCTTTATTATAAAAAATTGTCAAATAAAAAATTTTATTTTTATTATTAAAAAAAGGAATGGGCACAACTTTTTGCAATATAGCGTACTCATAAAGACTTTCTTTTTTCACTGATTTTATAGAGCTCTGCTTTATATTTTCGTCTAAATTATCTATTATTCTAAAAAAAGTTGGATAACTTATTACACTATTATAAGAATTCAACGTACTTTTAGCTTTTTCATACAATTTTGTTACTGGTAAGTTATGGTAATCTTTATATAAACTTTTCAGATAATCTAAAACATCATCATTTACTTTTTTAAAAGTGTTTTTATCTATCCTTTCTTTTTTTACAAGTCCTTTTTCTCCAGAATTTCGATATTGACTAACCCATCTTTTTAATGTTGCATAAGATATTTTTGTCTCTTTTTCTATGTCTCTTAATTTCTTTTCTTTATTAAAAAAAGGTTCAAGTATCTTGTATTTTCTATTCTTTTCCTCTATACTCACAGATAATTTTACCCCCTTTTAAACTCTTTTGTTAAATTATAACACAAATGATGCGTAAAAAAAAGGCTCATTTATTTTGATAATTTTCTTGACTTTTTTTAAAATAAAATGTATTCTTTTAGTGAATTAACTATTTATATCAATCTTAATGGAGGAGTTTTTTATGAAAATATTTGCTGAAGTTCAAAAAATCGGTAAAGCACTTATGACGCCGGTTGCAATTTTACCAGCAGCTGGTATATTCCTTGCAGCTGGAAATAAGTTAGGAATCCCTTTAATGGAGCAAGCAGGAGGAGTAATATTCGGTAATTTACCACTTTTATTCGCTGTTGGTGCTGCTATTGGTCTTGTTGGAGGAGATGGAATTGCTGCCCTTGCTGCAATTGTTGCGCTTTTAATTATGAATACTACTATGGGATCTCTTACTAATGCTGCTGATGGTATCGCTGCTGGAAATCCTGCTTTCGCTGAAGTTTTAGGAATTCCTACTCTTCAAACTGGAGTTTTCGGAGGATTAATCGCTGGTATTATAGCTGCTATTTGTTACAAAAAGTTCTATAAAACTGAGTTACCTGCATTCTTAGGTTTCTTTGCTGGAAAAAGATTAGTTCCTATTATGACAGCTGTTGCTGCTTTCTTAGTTGGTTTAGCTATGCCTTATATTTGGCAACCAGTTCAAGCTGGACTTGCTCAATTATCTTACTTAGCTAATGAGACAAATACAAATATATCTACATTACTATTCGGTATTACAGAAAGAGCTTTAATCCCATTCGGATTACACCATATCTTCTATGCTCCTTTCTGGTTCCAATTTGGAGAGTATACAAACAATGCTGGACAAATTGTTAACGGAGACCAAGCTATATGGTTTGCAATGTTAAAAGATGGAGTTCATTCATTCTCATCAGCAACTTATTCTGGTGCTGGTAAATTTATGACTGGTAAATTCCCATTCATGATGTTTGGATTACCTGCTGCTGCTCTTGCAATGTATCACGAAGCTAAATCAGAAAACAAGAAGATGGCTGCTGGAATTTTATTCTCTGCTGCTCTTACTTCTTTCTTAACAGGAATAACTGAACCATTAGAGTTCTCATTCTTATTCGTTGCTCCAGTTTTATACGGAATTCACTGTGTTTTTGCTGGATTATCTTTCATGTTAATGAATATGTTTGGTGTTAGAATTGGTATGACATTCTCTGGAGGAGTTATTGACTATATCATGTTCGGTGTTTTACCTGGAACTGAAGGATTTGAAACTAACTGGCCTATGGTTATAATTGTTGGTTTAGGATTTGCTGTTCTATACTACTTCGGATTCAGATTCTTCATTAGAAAGTTTAATCTAGCAACTCCTGGTAGAGAAGATGGTCCTGAGATTGATGATCAACCAAAAGCTCAAGGAAGCGAATTAGCTGCTCTTGTTCTTGCTGCTTTAGGTGGTAAAGAAAACTTAGTTTCTGTTGATGCTTGTATCACAAGATTAAGACTTGAAGTTAAAGACACTGCTTTAGTTAATGATGCAGAGCTTAAGAGATTAGGAGCTTCTGGAGTTTTAAAAGTAGGACAAAATGGAGTTCAAGCTATATTTGGTGCTAAAGCACAATTTATTGCTAACGACATTAAAGGATTATAATATATTCTTAAATTAATAAGTGAGGAGTTTAAAACTCCTCACTTATATTTTTTATATCCATTATTTTATTAAAATAATTATCAATCTCTATTTGAATATCTTCTTTGTAATTTCCAATTTGACATTTTACTAAATCTGCAATATAATTAATCTCTTCAATATTATCAGGATAATAAAGAGGACATTCTTTTAACGGTGTAGAATAAAACTCTAAGTTTTTTCCTTTTTTCTTTCCAATATAATTAAACCAATAATAGAAAACTTTAGAATTTAGATAACCTAAAATATAAAATAAATTTATATTTTCCTTTTTAGCAGTTAAATAATAAATATCTGCACTTCCATAAAACTCTTTTTCAGTATAAGCAAAATTATTTGTTTTACATCTTTGTCTAACTACAATTTTAGGTTTTATAAAAATCTCTTCATCTCTAGCCCATTGCAACTCCCACCAATTTATCCTATTATTTACAACTTCCCTCCTTAAAGAAAGTTTAGTTTTATAATCCAATAAATACTCAGTCACTATTGAATCTAATTTTGTTTTACTGTTTAAATACATTATCCAAAAAGGTGGATTTTTAGTTACCTCATATTTCCCTATATCTCTATTTTTATAGAAAGGTTTTAAATAATTTTTAAATTCCTCTTTAAACTCCTTAAATACATAAACTTTATCTGCTCCACTAACAATACCTTGATTTACATTTACTAATGTTCCTAAAATAGTATTACTTTTTTCTCTTATTTTCTTTATATTATTTTTACAAAATGGTGGTATTAAAGCTATTTTATTATGTTCCTCAGTAAAAAAACTTTCTTGTTCCATAATATATTCAAATCCATCATCGTTTATAGCAATTAAAGAATTAGATTTATTTTTTTGCCAATAAAAAATTATATTATGCTGACCAATAGCATCTTTGAAAATAGAATGACTGTAATTTTCTATTCTAAAAAACTCACCTTCTAATTTCATTTTTTCTCTCAACCCTTCAGCACTATCAGCTTTTAGCCAATAATTTGTTGTTAAATAAACTAAAACTCCATTACTTTTTAATATATCTATTCCTTTTTCAATAAAAAAATAAAAATAATCCATCTTTGGTTTATAATATTTTTTTCCAAAATTAGTTTCTTTTATAGTGTGAAAAACCTCTTTATGATTCTTCTCTCCTAAATAAGGAGGGTTACCTATCACTATATCAAATTTTTCATCAATATTTTCATATAATGAGTCACAATTTTTTAAATTTAATTTTCCTAAAATTTTATATT from the Candidatus Cetobacterium colombiensis genome contains:
- a CDS encoding DUF368 domain-containing protein; the protein is MFKNFLKGIVIGIANVLPGVSGGTLAVVLNIYDKLTEAVGNFFTAPMEKKIEYAKFLSQIGAGAVVGIVVFAGVISKMYDLYPKGTTIAFLLLILPSIPVILKGEKFLKKDNLIAFFGGVLFTGLFIYLTKLLAGDEVTRTVATAFTAAYGIKLFFCGIVAAGAMVIPGISGSLLLMILGEYYNILSYIKSFNILPLTFFAAGTGIGLVLVAKAINILLKKYRSYTLNFIVGIIIVSLFQIAETLFS
- the tpx gene encoding thiol peroxidase encodes the protein MERKDVITFGGNPLTLVGKEIIVGDVAPNFTVIKTDLSPLSLSDLKGKTVVISAMPSIDTPVCEMQTIRFNKEAAKLEDVVLLTISMDLPFALSRFCGAKDIKNAITTSDYKDREFSHNYGLYIKELGLISRAVIIINKDGKVTYTEYLKEITEEPNYDAALEALKTL
- a CDS encoding Eco57I restriction-modification methylase domain-containing protein, producing the protein MEYNYKIYTPEEYAISMVQIALKKYLENNPKENILNIKIIDISCGSGNLLLAMLEELLKATKDILGEYVYSEKWITGFDVDSKALELLEKRAEALFFKYKILGKLNLKNCDSLYENIDEKFDIVIGNPPYLGEKNHKEVFHTIKETNFGKKYYKPKMDYFYFFIEKGIDILKSNGVLVYLTTNYWLKADSAEGLREKMKLEGEFFRIENYSHSIFKDAIGQHNIIFYWQKNKSNSLIAINDDGFEYIMEQESFFTEEHNKIALIPPFCKNNIKKIREKSNTILGTLVNVNQGIVSGADKVYVFKEFKEEFKNYLKPFYKNRDIGKYEVTKNPPFWIMYLNSKTKLDSIVTEYLLDYKTKLSLRREVVNNRINWWELQWARDEEIFIKPKIVVRQRCKTNNFAYTEKEFYGSADIYYLTAKKENINLFYILGYLNSKVFYYWFNYIGKKKGKNLEFYSTPLKECPLYYPDNIEEINYIADLVKCQIGNYKEDIQIEIDNYFNKIMDIKNISEEF
- the ptsG gene encoding glucose-specific PTS transporter subunit IIBC; amino-acid sequence: MKIFAEVQKIGKALMTPVAILPAAGIFLAAGNKLGIPLMEQAGGVIFGNLPLLFAVGAAIGLVGGDGIAALAAIVALLIMNTTMGSLTNAADGIAAGNPAFAEVLGIPTLQTGVFGGLIAGIIAAICYKKFYKTELPAFLGFFAGKRLVPIMTAVAAFLVGLAMPYIWQPVQAGLAQLSYLANETNTNISTLLFGITERALIPFGLHHIFYAPFWFQFGEYTNNAGQIVNGDQAIWFAMLKDGVHSFSSATYSGAGKFMTGKFPFMMFGLPAAALAMYHEAKSENKKMAAGILFSAALTSFLTGITEPLEFSFLFVAPVLYGIHCVFAGLSFMLMNMFGVRIGMTFSGGVIDYIMFGVLPGTEGFETNWPMVIIVGLGFAVLYYFGFRFFIRKFNLATPGREDGPEIDDQPKAQGSELAALVLAALGGKENLVSVDACITRLRLEVKDTALVNDAELKRLGASGVLKVGQNGVQAIFGAKAQFIANDIKGL
- a CDS encoding Mu transposase C-terminal domain-containing protein; the protein is MSIEEKNRKYKILEPFFNKEKKLRDIEKETKISYATLKRWVSQYRNSGEKGLVKKERIDKNTFKKVNDDVLDYLKSLYKDYHNLPVTKLYEKAKSTLNSYNSVISYPTFFRIIDNLDENIKQSSIKSVKKESLYEYAILQKVVPIPFFNNKNKIFYLTIFYNKENYKITNFIFEEEKREFKKLFNFIKESIIIEGSYPKNISLDEKIQGISKSLLRNIFFQTKINFIQEEVDENIVSFLKYIDTDILKEFNRKKPKNIDEISLFIKKYLFINNDGEKKISQNENYQLLYFLTKYKRKVYSGGIRLKNNIYNSPFLKELEGEIVDVYYSEFSNKIVEVYLEKRFIDKVKLIKD
- a CDS encoding alpha-hydroxy-acid oxidizing protein, which translates into the protein MDIKEIKKNAKERMKEFCILCPECNGRWCAGKVPGMGGASSGGSFQRSFEKLKEIKIAMRTLHKVSDPKLSCNIFGVDLSFPALVAPITGTKFNMGGYVSDEEYSNDVVLGSIEAGTIAMIGDTGDPNCFQFGINAIKKANGKGIAIIKPRENSEIIKRIKIAEEAGAIAVGVDVDGAGLVTMKLFNQPVGPKSLDDLKEIISSTKLPFIVKGILTVDEAKLCVEAGASAIVVSNHGGRCLNETFAPAEVLKDIAQAVGNDIIILADGAVREGVDILKYLALGANAVLIGRPIIWGSIGGRQEGVKITLDTFKAQLYQSMILSGADDVENFKNLSCILYTKKV